A portion of the Pectobacterium brasiliense genome contains these proteins:
- the rlmKL gene encoding bifunctional 23S rRNA (guanine(2069)-N(7))-methyltransferase RlmK/23S rRNA (guanine(2445)-N(2))-methyltransferase RlmL, translating into MNALFASTARGLEELLKSELESLGAQSCAVVQGGVHFEGDNRLLYQSLLWSRLASRILLPLNEFKVHSDLDLYLGVQAIDWSTIFSIDKTFAVHFTGTNEDIRNSQYGALKVKDAIVDSFTRKTGQRPDVAKQQPDIRINVFLQRDMASVSLDLSGDGLHQRGYRDLAGLAPLKENLAAAIVLRSGWKSGTPLVDPMCGSGTLLIEAAMIASDRAPGLHRTHWGFNAWLKHDAELWREVTAEAQQRARQGLQATTSRFFGSDNDRRVIEIAKANARRAGVAELISFDVRDAAQLKNPLPEGPKGTVVSNPPYGERLESEPALIALHNMLGRKMKSDFGGWQLSLFSASPELLSCLQLRAERQFKAKNGPLDCVQKNYQLAETQGESAGQIAEDFANRLRKNLRKLEKWAKQQGIECYRLYDADLPEYNVAVDRYGSWVVVQEYAPPKTIDAQKARQRLFDVINATLSVLELPSNRLVLKTRERQKGKNQYEKLAQKGDFLLMEEFGAKLWVNLTDYLDTGLFLDHRIARKMLGEMSRGKDFLNLFAYTGTASVHAGLGGARSTTTVDMSRTYLEWAEKNLRVNGLTGRQHRLIQADCLSWLHNANEQFDVIFIDPPTFSNSKRMEESFDVQRDHLALMKDLKRLLRRGGTIMFSNNKRGFQMDTAGLTALGLNAKEITAQTQSQDFARNRQIHNCWLLTHAGEEK; encoded by the coding sequence ATGAATGCTTTGTTTGCCAGTACGGCGCGGGGATTGGAAGAGTTATTAAAAAGTGAACTCGAATCATTGGGTGCGCAGTCCTGTGCGGTTGTGCAGGGCGGTGTCCATTTTGAGGGTGACAATCGCCTGCTGTACCAGAGCCTGCTGTGGAGCCGTCTGGCATCGCGCATTCTGCTGCCGCTGAATGAATTCAAGGTACACAGCGATCTGGATTTGTATCTGGGCGTGCAGGCGATTGACTGGTCAACGATCTTCAGCATCGATAAAACCTTTGCCGTGCATTTTACCGGTACCAATGAAGATATCCGCAACAGCCAATACGGCGCATTAAAAGTTAAAGATGCGATTGTGGATAGCTTCACGCGCAAAACCGGGCAGCGTCCAGATGTAGCGAAACAGCAGCCGGATATTCGGATTAACGTCTTTTTACAGCGTGATATGGCCAGCGTGTCGCTGGATTTAAGCGGCGATGGGTTACATCAGCGTGGCTACCGCGATCTGGCGGGGCTGGCTCCGCTAAAAGAGAATCTGGCGGCGGCAATTGTTTTACGCTCTGGCTGGAAGAGTGGCACGCCGCTGGTCGATCCGATGTGTGGTTCCGGTACGTTGCTGATCGAAGCCGCTATGATTGCGTCCGATCGAGCACCCGGTTTGCATCGCACACACTGGGGATTTAACGCCTGGTTAAAGCACGATGCCGAACTGTGGCGTGAAGTGACGGCCGAAGCACAGCAGCGCGCTCGTCAGGGGTTACAGGCGACGACCTCGCGCTTCTTCGGGTCGGATAATGACCGTCGAGTGATTGAGATCGCCAAAGCCAATGCGCGTCGTGCAGGCGTTGCCGAACTGATTTCTTTTGACGTGAGGGATGCCGCACAGCTAAAAAATCCACTGCCAGAAGGCCCGAAAGGCACGGTTGTCAGCAACCCGCCTTACGGTGAGCGTCTGGAAAGTGAACCCGCGCTGATCGCCCTGCATAATATGCTGGGTCGTAAGATGAAAAGCGACTTTGGTGGCTGGCAGCTCTCGCTGTTCAGCGCATCGCCGGAGCTGCTGAGCTGTTTGCAACTGCGTGCTGAGCGCCAATTCAAAGCGAAAAACGGCCCGCTGGACTGTGTACAGAAAAATTATCAACTGGCGGAAACGCAGGGTGAATCTGCGGGGCAAATCGCAGAAGACTTTGCCAACCGTCTGCGTAAAAACCTGCGCAAGCTGGAGAAGTGGGCGAAGCAGCAGGGGATTGAGTGCTATCGCCTCTACGATGCCGATCTGCCTGAATATAATGTGGCGGTTGACCGCTACGGCAGTTGGGTCGTCGTACAAGAGTATGCGCCACCGAAAACCATTGATGCGCAAAAAGCCCGCCAGCGCCTGTTTGATGTGATCAACGCGACGCTGAGCGTGCTGGAATTACCGTCGAACCGTCTGGTGCTGAAAACGCGCGAACGTCAGAAAGGGAAAAACCAGTACGAAAAATTGGCGCAGAAAGGCGACTTCCTGCTGATGGAAGAGTTTGGTGCCAAGCTGTGGGTCAACCTGACCGACTACCTCGATACCGGCCTATTCCTCGACCACCGCATCGCCCGAAAAATGCTGGGTGAGATGAGCCGTGGCAAAGATTTCCTCAACCTGTTTGCTTACACCGGTACGGCGAGCGTGCACGCTGGACTGGGCGGCGCACGTTCAACGACCACGGTCGATATGTCACGTACCTATCTGGAATGGGCCGAGAAAAACCTGCGGGTGAATGGCCTGACCGGGCGTCAGCATCGCCTGATTCAGGCGGATTGCCTGTCATGGTTACATAACGCCAATGAACAGTTCGATGTGATCTTCATTGACCCACCGACCTTCTCCAACTCAAAACGTATGGAAGAGTCGTTTGATGTCCAGCGCGATCACCTGGCGCTGATGAAAGATCTCAAACGTCTACTGCGCCGTGGCGGCACCATCATGTTCTCGAATAATAAACGCGGCTTCCAGATGGATACCGCTGGTCTGACCGCGCTGGGGCTGAACGCCAAAGAAATTACCGCGCAGACCCAATCGCAGGATTTTGCCCGTAATCGTCAAATTCATAACTGCTGGCTGCTAACGCATGCCGGTGAGGAAAAGTAA
- a CDS encoding ABC transporter ATP-binding protein has translation MSLISVSGAWLSFSDAPLLDNTELHIEENERVCLVGRNGAGKSTLLKILAKEVPLDDGRITYEQDLIVARLQQDPPRDVAGSVFDFVAEGVAAQADHLKNYHAMLRLVESDPSEKNLNQLAKLQDVLEHQGLWQLESRIHEVLEQLGLSADAPLASLSGGWLRKAALGRALVSSPRVLLLDEPTNHLDIETIDWLETFLKTFQGSIIFISHDRSFIRNMATRIVDLDRGKLVSWPGNYDKYLEGKEEALRVEDLQNAEFDRKLAQEEVWIRQGIKARRTRNEGRVRALKAMRQERAQRREVMGSAKMQVEEAARSGKIVFELEDVNYHVDQGSLGEKKVLTRNFSAQVQRGDKIALVGPNGCGKTTLLKLMLGGLEPISGRVHCGTKLEVAYFDQHRAELDPERTVMDNLAEGKQEVMVNGRSRHVLGYLQDFLFHPKRAMTPVKALSGGERNRLLLARLFLKPSNLLILDEPTNDLDVETLELLEELIESYQGTVLLVSHDRQFVDNSVTECWIFEGDGKISRFVGGYYDAQQQRATATPLRTTAAPAVTATATAASTAPSAKRSAGKLSYNQQRELDQLPLRLEQLEQEIASLQAQMNDAGFFNRPREETQLVLSALAEAESALETCFERWEELEAQKNG, from the coding sequence ATGTCTTTAATCAGTGTTTCAGGTGCGTGGCTGTCGTTCAGTGATGCGCCGCTGTTGGATAACACCGAACTCCATATCGAAGAGAATGAACGCGTTTGTCTGGTTGGTCGCAACGGCGCGGGCAAGTCGACCCTGCTGAAAATTCTGGCCAAAGAGGTCCCGCTGGATGATGGTCGCATCACCTATGAACAGGATCTGATTGTCGCGCGCCTGCAACAGGATCCCCCGCGGGATGTTGCTGGTAGCGTCTTTGATTTTGTTGCTGAAGGGGTCGCCGCACAGGCGGATCACCTGAAAAACTATCACGCCATGCTGCGTCTGGTAGAAAGCGACCCGAGCGAAAAGAACCTGAATCAATTGGCTAAGTTGCAGGACGTTCTGGAGCATCAGGGCTTGTGGCAGTTGGAAAGTCGCATTCACGAGGTGCTGGAACAGCTTGGTCTGTCCGCCGACGCGCCGCTGGCTTCGCTTTCCGGTGGTTGGCTGCGTAAAGCCGCACTCGGCAGAGCGCTGGTGAGTTCGCCGCGTGTGCTGCTGCTGGATGAACCGACTAACCACTTGGATATTGAAACAATTGACTGGCTGGAAACCTTCCTGAAAACGTTCCAGGGCAGCATTATCTTTATCTCGCATGACCGTTCGTTTATTCGCAATATGGCAACCCGCATTGTCGATCTTGACCGCGGCAAGCTGGTTTCCTGGCCGGGTAACTACGACAAATATCTGGAAGGGAAAGAAGAAGCGCTGCGGGTGGAAGATCTGCAAAATGCGGAATTCGATCGCAAATTGGCGCAGGAAGAAGTGTGGATCCGTCAGGGCATCAAAGCTCGTCGTACCCGTAACGAAGGCCGCGTGCGAGCGCTGAAAGCCATGCGTCAGGAACGTGCGCAGCGCCGTGAAGTGATGGGCTCGGCGAAAATGCAGGTTGAAGAAGCTGCCCGCTCCGGCAAGATTGTGTTTGAGCTGGAAGACGTGAACTATCATGTTGACCAGGGTTCTCTGGGTGAAAAGAAAGTGCTGACGCGCAATTTCTCCGCTCAGGTGCAGCGCGGCGACAAGATTGCGCTGGTGGGGCCGAATGGCTGCGGTAAAACTACGCTGCTAAAATTGATGCTGGGTGGATTGGAACCGATCAGCGGTCGTGTGCACTGTGGCACGAAGTTGGAGGTTGCCTATTTCGATCAGCACCGTGCTGAACTCGATCCAGAACGTACGGTGATGGACAACCTGGCGGAAGGCAAACAGGAAGTGATGGTCAACGGTCGCTCGCGCCATGTGTTGGGCTATCTGCAAGACTTTCTGTTCCATCCTAAACGCGCCATGACGCCAGTAAAAGCGCTGTCGGGTGGGGAGCGTAACCGCCTGCTACTGGCGCGTTTGTTCCTCAAACCTAGCAACCTGTTGATTCTTGATGAACCGACCAACGATCTGGACGTGGAAACGCTGGAATTGCTGGAAGAATTAATCGAAAGCTATCAGGGAACGGTTCTTCTGGTCAGCCACGACCGTCAATTCGTCGATAATTCGGTGACCGAATGCTGGATCTTTGAAGGTGACGGCAAGATTTCTCGCTTTGTCGGTGGGTATTACGATGCGCAACAGCAGCGTGCCACCGCCACGCCACTGCGAACGACGGCTGCGCCGGCAGTAACCGCAACAGCGACAGCAGCGAGCACCGCACCGTCCGCTAAACGAAGCGCGGGGAAATTAAGTTATAACCAGCAGCGCGAATTAGATCAGTTGCCGCTGCGTCTTGAGCAACTGGAACAGGAAATTGCGTCGCTGCAAGCGCAGATGAATGACGCGGGTTTCTTTAACCGCCCACGCGAAGAGACGCAGCTGGTCTTAAGCGCTCTGGCGGAAGCGGAAAGCGCGCTGGAAACCTGTTTCGAACGTTGGGAAGAGCTGGAAGCACAGAAAAACGGCTAA
- the pqiA gene encoding membrane integrity-associated transporter subunit PqiA: MCSHHDRHDPDLQQKERHQHKRDLQHDPAHEHSPEHEHHHHDDYMLCPQCDLLVELPELLHGQKATCPRCKTALTSRQTEPRKRPVGYAVSALFMLLLANLFPFVSMRVAGITSEITLIQIPKVMVAENYASVATLFMLFVQLVPAFSMATLILLCLHASLPLTLKKSLGKMLFHLKSWGMAEIFLAGVLVSFVKLMAYGDIGIGTSFMPFVLFCLLQLLAFQSLDRRWLWNDIVPPPALPAPPVLGQSGLSQGLRSCPCCTAILPANQLICPRCHSRGHARKKHSLQWTLALLITSVMLYIPSNLMPIMVTEAFGDRMGSTIMSGVILLWGMGSYPVALVIFVASVMVPSLKMLALGWLCWQANGKTKKTEDSERMHVIYEMVEFVGRWSMIDVFVIAVLSAMVRIGRLMSIYPAVGAVLFAAVVILTMFAAMMFDPRLLWDRRNDVLHKEPAVGER; the protein is encoded by the coding sequence GTGTGTTCCCATCACGATCGGCATGACCCAGATCTTCAACAAAAAGAGCGTCATCAACATAAACGCGATCTTCAACATGATCCCGCTCATGAGCATAGCCCTGAGCACGAACATCATCACCATGATGACTATATGCTTTGCCCGCAGTGCGACCTGCTGGTGGAATTACCGGAGCTGTTACACGGCCAGAAAGCGACTTGTCCGCGCTGTAAAACTGCACTAACCAGCCGCCAGACGGAACCGCGTAAACGGCCGGTTGGCTATGCGGTGAGCGCGCTATTTATGCTATTGCTGGCAAACCTCTTCCCCTTCGTTTCTATGCGTGTAGCGGGAATCACCAGCGAAATTACCCTGATACAAATTCCTAAAGTGATGGTGGCGGAAAACTATGCCAGCGTCGCGACGCTGTTTATGCTTTTTGTCCAACTGGTCCCGGCTTTCAGTATGGCGACCCTCATTTTGCTTTGCCTGCATGCCTCGCTGCCGCTGACGTTGAAAAAAAGTCTGGGCAAAATGCTGTTCCACCTCAAAAGCTGGGGGATGGCAGAGATTTTTCTGGCTGGCGTACTGGTCAGTTTTGTCAAACTGATGGCCTATGGTGACATCGGCATCGGCACCAGTTTTATGCCTTTTGTCCTGTTCTGTCTGCTACAGCTGCTGGCCTTTCAAAGCCTCGATCGCCGCTGGCTGTGGAATGACATTGTGCCGCCGCCCGCGCTGCCTGCGCCACCGGTTCTGGGACAAAGCGGGCTATCGCAAGGGCTGCGTTCATGCCCGTGCTGCACCGCCATTCTGCCAGCCAACCAATTAATATGCCCGCGCTGCCACTCACGTGGACATGCCCGTAAGAAGCACAGCTTGCAATGGACACTGGCTCTGCTGATCACCTCTGTGATGCTGTATATCCCCTCGAATCTGATGCCGATCATGGTGACCGAAGCCTTCGGCGATCGTATGGGATCGACGATTATGTCGGGTGTTATTCTGTTGTGGGGGATGGGATCTTACCCTGTCGCGCTGGTGATTTTTGTCGCCAGCGTCATGGTGCCATCGCTAAAAATGCTGGCGCTAGGCTGGCTTTGCTGGCAGGCCAACGGCAAAACCAAAAAAACGGAAGACAGCGAGCGCATGCATGTCATCTATGAGATGGTTGAGTTTGTTGGACGCTGGTCGATGATTGATGTGTTTGTGATTGCCGTCCTATCTGCGATGGTGCGCATTGGTCGTCTGATGAGTATTTATCCCGCCGTTGGGGCGGTACTGTTCGCGGCTGTGGTGATTCTGACCATGTTTGCCGCGATGATGTTTGATCCCCGTTTGTTGTGGGATCGTCGCAATGATGTTCTTCATAAGGAGCCTGCCGTTGGCGAAAGATAA
- the pqiB gene encoding intermembrane transport protein PqiB yields MMFFIRSLPLAKDNHAVADVETIKRWSPVWIVPIVTVLIGAWILFYHFSHQGPQITLITSSAEGIEAGKTAIKSRSVDVGVIESVVLSDDLHRVEIKARLHDGMDKLLKEDSAFWVVKPQIGREGVSGLGTLLSGAYIELQPGASKEGKSEFTLLDAPPLASPDAKGIRVILDSEQSGQLNAGDPVLFRGYRVGSVETSEFDPKARKMRYQLFISAPYDGLVTTNVRFWKDSGVAFDMSAQGMRVEMGSLTTLFSGGVSFDVPAGWELGDAAKTMAQYRLFDSQRSIQDSLYTEYKEYLLFFSESIRGLQAGAPVEFRGIRLGTVAEAPFFPKNMKQDLDDDYRIPVLIRIEPDRFEKKIGGSFDFEQHLQQAQSLGLRASMKSANLLTGALYIDLDFYPKEKVDKQLFVLDGYPVLPTIDGGLSQIQQKLMAVLDKVNNLPLNPMVNEATKTLAESQATLREMQKTMAALNKLTSSKAMQDLPEDMQKTLLELNRSMKGFQPGSPAYNKMVADMQRLDQVLRELQPVLRTLNEKSNALVFEASGSQDPQPKRAK; encoded by the coding sequence ATGATGTTCTTCATAAGGAGCCTGCCGTTGGCGAAAGATAATCATGCCGTTGCGGATGTAGAAACGATTAAACGCTGGTCTCCGGTCTGGATTGTGCCGATTGTCACGGTACTGATCGGTGCCTGGATACTGTTTTACCATTTCAGCCATCAGGGGCCGCAAATTACGCTGATTACCAGCAGCGCTGAAGGGATTGAAGCGGGAAAAACTGCCATCAAAAGCCGTAGCGTAGACGTTGGAGTGATAGAGAGCGTCGTGCTGAGTGATGACCTCCATCGTGTGGAAATCAAAGCACGCCTGCATGATGGTATGGATAAACTGCTCAAGGAGGACTCTGCTTTCTGGGTGGTGAAGCCGCAAATTGGTCGCGAAGGCGTTTCCGGTCTGGGGACGCTCTTATCCGGCGCTTACATTGAGCTACAGCCCGGGGCCAGTAAAGAGGGTAAAAGCGAGTTTACGCTGCTGGATGCGCCGCCGCTGGCTTCGCCGGATGCGAAAGGCATTAGGGTAATATTGGACAGTGAGCAATCCGGGCAGTTGAATGCGGGCGATCCGGTCCTGTTCCGCGGCTATCGGGTGGGGTCGGTGGAAACCAGCGAGTTCGATCCGAAAGCACGCAAGATGCGCTATCAGCTGTTTATCTCTGCGCCGTATGACGGTTTGGTCACGACCAACGTCCGTTTTTGGAAAGACAGCGGCGTAGCGTTCGATATGTCGGCGCAGGGCATGCGTGTCGAAATGGGCTCGCTGACGACGTTATTCAGCGGTGGCGTCAGCTTTGATGTCCCTGCTGGGTGGGAACTGGGCGATGCAGCCAAGACAATGGCACAGTACCGACTGTTTGATAGCCAGCGCAGTATTCAGGACTCGCTATACACCGAATATAAAGAGTATTTGCTGTTCTTCAGCGAATCGATCCGTGGTCTACAGGCGGGCGCGCCGGTTGAATTCCGCGGTATTCGACTGGGCACGGTTGCCGAAGCGCCATTTTTCCCAAAAAATATGAAGCAGGATCTGGATGATGATTATCGCATTCCGGTGCTGATTCGTATTGAACCCGATCGGTTCGAGAAGAAGATTGGCGGCTCGTTCGATTTTGAACAGCATCTGCAGCAAGCCCAGTCGCTGGGGCTGCGCGCGTCGATGAAGTCGGCTAACCTTCTGACGGGCGCGCTCTATATCGATCTCGATTTTTATCCAAAAGAGAAAGTGGATAAACAGCTGTTCGTTCTGGACGGCTACCCGGTTCTGCCTACCATTGACGGTGGCCTGTCACAGATTCAGCAGAAGCTGATGGCTGTGCTGGATAAGGTGAATAACCTGCCGCTGAACCCGATGGTCAATGAAGCCACGAAGACGCTGGCGGAAAGTCAGGCGACGCTGCGCGAAATGCAAAAAACGATGGCAGCGCTGAACAAGCTGACGTCCAGCAAAGCGATGCAGGATCTGCCGGAAGATATGCAAAAAACGTTGCTTGAATTGAATCGCAGTATGAAAGGCTTCCAGCCCGGCTCACCGGCGTATAACAAGATGGTGGCGGATATGCAGCGGTTGGATCAGGTGCTGCGGGAGCTACAGCCTGTGCTGCGTACCCTGAACGAGAAAAGTAATGCGTTGGTTTTTGAGGCCTCGGGTAGTCAGGATCCTCAGCCGAAGAGGGCAAAATAA
- the pqiC gene encoding membrane integrity-associated transporter subunit PqiC, whose protein sequence is MMKAWTLVLALVLSACSSSNTQKTYYQLPTIAETNTTQTAVTQGHPLWVEHVSVADYLVNAGLVYQTNDVQYVIASNNLWASPLDQQLQQALVTNLGHKLPGWVVTTQPQGSEQAVLNVAVTGFHGRYDGNVIVRGEWMLTYQGKVVKHPFNVVLQQTEDGYDALVRTLAQGWQQVSQSIAQQAGTLK, encoded by the coding sequence ATGATGAAAGCATGGACATTGGTTCTGGCTTTGGTATTGAGCGCGTGCAGCAGTAGCAATACGCAGAAAACGTACTATCAGCTACCGACAATCGCGGAGACCAATACGACGCAAACTGCGGTGACTCAGGGGCATCCGCTATGGGTGGAACATGTCAGCGTGGCAGATTATCTCGTCAATGCAGGTTTGGTTTATCAGACTAACGATGTGCAGTATGTCATTGCCAGTAACAACCTGTGGGCCAGCCCGCTGGATCAGCAATTGCAGCAGGCGCTGGTGACAAATCTGGGGCATAAGCTTCCCGGTTGGGTTGTGACCACACAGCCGCAGGGCAGCGAACAGGCAGTGCTGAACGTGGCTGTCACGGGCTTTCACGGTCGTTATGATGGCAATGTTATCGTGCGCGGAGAGTGGATGCTGACCTATCAGGGGAAAGTGGTTAAGCATCCCTTTAACGTAGTGCTGCAACAAACAGAAGATGGCTACGACGCGTTGGTAAGAACGCTGGCGCAAGGCTGGCAGCAAGTTTCCCAGTCGATTGCCCAGCAGGCGGGTACGCTGAAATAA
- the rmf gene encoding ribosome modulation factor: protein MKRQKRDRLERAHSRGYQAGIVGRPKEFCPYQSINARSYWLGGWRKAMEDRAVTA, encoded by the coding sequence ATGAAGAGACAGAAACGCGATCGCCTGGAACGGGCTCATTCACGTGGTTATCAAGCAGGTATTGTCGGTAGACCAAAGGAATTTTGTCCTTATCAATCAATTAATGCCCGGTCTTACTGGTTGGGAGGCTGGCGAAAAGCCATGGAGGACAGGGCTGTTACCGCTTAG